CTAAATGAATTTTGCTGCTTCCCCTTCTGCTTAGGTTTTTTTTGCCCAagttaaatatttgttgtgGCTGTTATTCTCTTTGACTGGTAAATGTGCTAAGGGTGTGACATTTCTGGCTCTTGGTAATGGAGCTCCTGACATCTTCAGTGCCATGGCCGCTTTctcccacccacacacagctgGTCTGGCTGTCGGAGCCTTATTTGGTAGGCACACTCATgcttacaaagacaaaatcctAATCCTAAAATATAAGATCCTTTCTCAACGTCATGCATAATCTCTGTCTCCCTCCGATCTACAGGAGCTGGTATATTTGTTACTACAGTGGTTGCCGGCAGCGTGGCACTGGTCAAACCTTTTGCCGTGGCATCCCGTCCATTTCTGCGTGATGTCATATTCTACATGGCTGCAgtgttttggacattttgcatATTGTACAGAGGAACCACAACACTGGGAGAAACACTAGGTAAATGTGGGTAAATGCACCTGTCGAAGGATTTTAATTTAGTGGTTACTCTGTAGTCCAAGTAAGTGAAGTTAGTTTAACTTGCACGTGTACTATAGCTATTGAATTTACAggacataaagtaaaaacacattttgcttgTGATTTTTAGATCACTGTATTTTGGTACAAATTTCCATCCAGATACACATTTGAGATTTTTTGCAGCCTTTCTATGTGGTGTGGTTAATAGTCAAAGACATGTCATCAATCAACAAAGAAttgttatataataatattttgattATTACTTGACTTACAAATTATATAGGTAGGTACATAATTTTACGTGTGCTGGCAGCTTTATActgacaataaatattttcctggtggcaaaaaaaagacaagaattaattttaaaaagtctgaaaaAGGGTCGAGGGTTTTTGAATTTGCTTGTTCACTGCTCATTAACATAATAACAAACTCACCctttttttaaaggtatttCAACACTCCAAGTAGAAAATCTGAGCTCAAATGcagtttatattatatttcacatcatatttcatattacaTCACGTGATATTTAGGCATAAACTTCGGCATTTTGACTTatgcttttctttccttttctctagGGTACCTAAGCCTCTATGTGGTGTATGTATTCACTGTTATCTtcagtgcatttatttacaaCTGGCAAAAACATTCAATGAACAGTAGTGTTCAGAATATTGCACATATTCAAGGTAGATACACAtatacacccacacaaaacaaccAATAAATATTAGCTCAGTAATTTTAAGTAATGATAatcttttatctattttttggCAGTGGACATTAACTCATCTGACTCATCTGATGAAGACGCTGCCAGTCTGAGCCATTCAGCAATCTCCGAGGAGTATGGTAGGGATGCAGCAGctttctttaaaacacaatatACATTCATATAAACCAGGACTATCTGCTAGATCAGCATGAAGACATGCATTTTTGTGCGTGTTTATTTCAGAGTCAGAGTACAGGCCACTTCTGCCATACACCGAGTCCACAACGCAAATTATGCTGAGGTCTCTGAACCCTGTGaacaacaggaagtggaggagaAAGTCATATAGCTGGAGGGTGCTGAAAGTACTGAAAGTATGTGCTACAAGAGGCAGTATAAAGACTTTAGTGCATGGATAGAATGGATGCATagtaaatctattttaaaaaggtcTTGTAATGTAAACAATTGTGCACTTTTATTACCCACTGATCAGACACCTGTAGAggtcctgctgctgctctgcatcCCTGTGGTAGACCCTGATAAAGAAGATAAGAACTGGAGTCGCCCCCTTAACTGCCTTCATCTGATTACTGCTccactagtgtgtgtgtttgcattccAGTCTGGAATATGTAAGTGTGTCATGATGGAGGCAGCATGTTGTTCTTATCAGccataatatattaaaataatatggccaaatctttttttttttttttttttaaaaaaacatcttttaactAATGTCTAGATGGGACTTATAAGATCCATGGGGAGGTACCTGTCTGGCTGCTGATTTTTCTCCTGGGACTTTTCCTGTCTGCTATTGTTTTCTGCACCACAACCAATGAACAACCCCCCAAATATCACCCTGTAAGTGTTTGTGgagattaaaaagaaacagttatTGACAAATATATACAGGACACAGTTTATGTTGTGATGATGAAATTACGTTCCGTTCCACGTTTGAATCTGACTTCTGATTTCTCTTGTTGGTCTCTCCAGCTGTTTGCTCTTCTGGGCTTCGTGGTGAGTGCAATGGTTATCAGTGCAGCAGCCTCCGAAGTGGTCAGTCTTCTGCACATGCTTGGTGTGGTTCTGAGTCTCAGCACCACTGTGCTGGGGCTGACGCTGTTGGCCTGGGGCAACAGCATAGGAGGTCTTCATTTTTAACCCTTTTCTCCACAAAACCATACAACTCAATGCTTCTAGTAAATTTAATGTGTCTTCTTGTATACACCTCTTTTTCAGATTGTTTTTCTGACATCACCATGGCACGACAAGGTTACCCACGGATGGCCATATCTGCCTGCTTTGGAGGCATAATTTTTAGTAtccttatttttattcaataacACCTTGGTTAAAACAAAAGCTTATAGATTTGTATGTCAGTAGCTGTTCCTTGACTGTATGTTCTTCAGACATGGTGCTTGGAGTGGGCTTGGGATGTCTGGTGCAAGTGGTTAAAACCCACTCTAATGTCCAGGTAACTGTTCTTAAACACACAGATTAAGAATTTATATTTCTGGTCAAACttacagagaaatacaaaaattgcTTTACACAAGACTTCACAGAACCCATGACTATAATgtatctgtctctttctcctcagTTTGAATTAGAGGGTTTGTTGACATGGATTCTCGCAGGATCCCTTGGACTGTCTTTGGTCCTGTCCTTCATCATTGTTCCACTATGCCGCTTTCACTTAGGTCGATCCTATGGAATCTTTCTCCTCATCTTCTATGCCATCTTTCTTGTCATTGCTCTTCTTACCGAGTTTGGCAAGATCCACACTGTACAGACATGACAATGATGCCAGTCTGAAATAAGGTGTGCCATCCCACAACCCAAAGAGACACTAAAACACACCCtggaaaccaaaaacactgTCTTCTACACATGATATTAATGCACTATTTATACAAGACAGGGTGGCTGTGGGtctttaaaaagtcttaaatacacttttactgataaatgtgaaaatgttaaattgttttaaattaaaatgttgataggtcttatgtttttacataatcaTTTCCATGCTATGCTATGACTGGGGTCTGTATCACATAGTGACACTGACATATTATCTTGGCGTTATCTGGCTTCACCTAATATTGATCAATTTTGGATCCTTCCACAAAGCTTGTTATCAACCTCTCTCTGAAGGCTGGGAAGCAGAGTTAATTAAAAGCAACATCAGAAGAACCATGAATGAAGTACTTAATATGGGATGAAGCAGTGATACCCTTCAGGGAAATTTGGTTGAACCGCAAGCAAACATGATTTCCTGCTGGGAAAACTGCAAATAATTGGTCATATAACAAGACTAGAACAAATATTGAAGAAAAGCTTAGAATTTAACATAAAACCGTGCAGGTTTACTATGTTTATACTTTATGCTATATCATGAATTAGCAATTCCGAATGTGATGTGAATAAAAACCGTTTCCCACTGTTACTGCTGTCAGAGGAAAGAACAGCTACAGCGTTAGTCattattatgttgttttgtgcatgtgtgtgttaaactCTTCCTCAGTTTGTTAGA
This window of the Channa argus isolate prfri chromosome 11, Channa argus male v1.0, whole genome shotgun sequence genome carries:
- the slc8b1 gene encoding mitochondrial sodium/calcium exchanger protein, with protein sequence MSPNSTDGCDLVMNVSAADRCAFVKNTPDCNTEDGFINYLRVAFCLLPPNLTPLTITLCIMWLLFLFVILGLAASKFFCPNLSAISTSLHLTHNVAGVTFLALGNGAPDIFSAMAAFSHPHTAGLAVGALFGAGIFVTTVVAGSVALVKPFAVASRPFLRDVIFYMAAVFWTFCILYRGTTTLGETLGYLSLYVVYVFTVIFSAFIYNWQKHSMNSSVQNIAHIQVDINSSDSSDEDAASLSHSAISEEYESEYRPLLPYTESTTQIMLRSLNPVNNRKWRRKSYSWRVLKVLKTPVEVLLLLCIPVVDPDKEDKNWSRPLNCLHLITAPLVCVFAFQSGIYGTYKIHGEVPVWLLIFLLGLFLSAIVFCTTTNEQPPKYHPLFALLGFVVSAMVISAAASEVVSLLHMLGVVLSLSTTVLGLTLLAWGNSIGDCFSDITMARQGYPRMAISACFGGIIFNMVLGVGLGCLVQVVKTHSNVQFELEGLLTWILAGSLGLSLVLSFIIVPLCRFHLGRSYGIFLLIFYAIFLVIALLTEFGKIHTVQT